A single Drosophila ananassae strain 14024-0371.13 chromosome 3L, ASM1763931v2, whole genome shotgun sequence DNA region contains:
- the LOC6494758 gene encoding small subunit processome component 20 homolog has protein sequence MASLAEKTKNTNTFRFKSFGDRVNEIDLRHLALYHIGHRNEELDEEENETYFQQTIQKWNVLNLTEEYNSFSKRCRRIVTLPQLLHQKDFVVDLLLERLATATNLSQQPLLELLYVLARDLREEFYPYFQRVLDRLICLLNTQDAEQLEWTLICLAHLFKTLKPYLKRNIGVVFNAILPLLDEQHYAEHVTNFAVECFAYIARDVRDFPRFLAYVLKTLLREEVESVRGCGRLIYEILRGVNGQLHNSAAEIFTHVLEVLVNKENVYTKEQTELLGDIVEHSLNLLLNFLRSDQSPVLWQKLCSAAEGEKVDVSQLIRLMHQLVTHKGGRYISELPVVVGTILKLLDGNVEPLNPLTTLVTSLLTAQHAQLTQLDASRLLQKLLSISRGNLVVYEETIHQLLDYQQFEILVLPHVIGFYEEKGQPEALELLARIVVHKRPLQVDGNSLAQWTAYPIQIKKKDTLKSLEDKLVKLNVEKEEDLLLILLAPHFRGFSKQPLEKILQSSIEDHLKQGHQDFKLLLLLLQTHSLLKFKLPKALRSEISVFLQPELGKELLALASLHLILLETPKNELSATEELLSSVSTLLSHPQAQFRRIAAHCLDVLNATNKPNPYSHFYAANCIEPTVHNYREILLQLQQLEPVAAQFKQFELLPHFKEHAVSLLLGLLYNNFKFVWAPVQQLLAAYVKTMKTDEFWSLFKAKLVETVACIDYTNDVSILQRHSSKAYLSPALTIVLDSEQHQQLSLQQALNYRQLLWQCLPKLGNLVEVKNADLVRLFLQFVEQEYRAQLEKTEHTWNVNETTVDLEVEDDEEDETKSESRPRQKRRTQNANAKFILQTLQLKLACFVAQPNPKALHRQAEMHDFYLELLAGPNAQLQQLALDCLAAYKRPPALVQQKGQLSGLIDEAKFKTTLTGFELSSIPAQQRTELMPFMLRVLYGKMLTRGVQKQLSAQLRKTLILRFLGQLEESEIMDFLQMAFGKFSSYTDKPVDAVATYVREQYDPSAVIAARQLQRIVNVLELIRKEFAGRLSTDFQSYVLKLLLFVGSVAQEVINGDGKLVAAYKNVKHSGLQTLVNYFGQLVDMEDLWQEKEMSAVCEVFIWPGLARLSQDSIHTPTPMLKLLLLWGGEPRYQKWLNQRPSDEDQAIMHHLMALLLNEKAKPVVKRAILQLVEHLLESAATEEFGSMALSIVHPHIPSILQQLQTSWRHKKAGRQTLDKRELNILTLITSHVEEPATCELLLDVVLPIFTKQAASSGPETVVQLVTTLSNLLKRVAKPQDYVRPLAPLFEQVHVLPARKLLCDLLADMAKRLHKEAKHNSELSATAASLREWVRLVLLLNAWDKRWLEQPDYDKRLEALSELKQLVEKKDTKLDLQLGVLVVYNCFYMLRHDSDLGMRVNIGELLKPLLPLVTLQLEDKEDIKFWLEDTILPLLQRSMRDEKHEHARSEAIGLLGELARQCPAAHEILKDLSPLTDKHDLEVDFFENMLHLQTQRHGRALQRLVNISAGSWRQSPPCARTLTQYLMPLATRYLLSEKHSGKHTLVDAAIEAVGVMSEFLPWTQYHAVLRYYLQKLRHAQGQQKQCVRLVVRILDAFHFDLTQAQTDLTALAKLKQKLTEEVEEKEKAEDSEEAKTVKDEDAEDAEEKPIKSEADQSDFIDFEEEEVAIESVSQPQRTQLLAPNAAKKVMATITTVLLPTLNRAITEKTNYDTKHKVNRRRLSYEREEEEIQRVPIALAMVKLLQKLPSELLDNSLPGIFMKVCTFLRSPLKSVRMLTRDILKKIMLTLGGSYLGLLLEQLQSLLTRGFQVHVLSVTLHGVLDALKAELKPDHIESCLQNLLEVALNDIFGDVNAEKEVEKIVAHTPEAKPSAKSYLTLNIAARHIRDNCLLDLLLPFKEHLARSHSRKVTQKIQECFAKIVGGLVENTHIARESLLIFIYGTMSESISDLLPGTKKRQLTEKEQALMKRVRPDCLILQPAPGRRSVATGNKQVKSNAQANAHILVEFGLELLHFVLKRKKLTDLDYQPFLHPLLPLLRDSLKSNHARTTTYALKCYSAIWLGDYELSELKDEALKPVVERMFEILKNFSTFGATRQEENAQLVRASFKSVVALLRKCQDYKLTEEQIEQLLLHIEQELQEGECSSQSMVFILLKALVNRKVDTRSLHDLLRRLGELSIISPSDYVRDESRSIVLTYIMEYTLGAKVEQMVKFMSVQLCYSQTAGRQSAIQFMHSIINKFPQKILVKQSEFLYLSLGTRLVNDEDPSCRRSVAAALEALIGRLTKVERQPLLDLTLLFFTSPKSSQNPGVREMAAALLSRFVQAERGGFAERLELVLPTLVNVLTLGDADSGGKFVRAPGHLAAEAVGNGLPKKKRRKDEKVLPDEDLLLAGQETESRLDEQQRKLDHQLIQLQYCLLKILEHCGESLVSNPELSETVDELAYGCQRLLGHGHNWVRCNAAKLLSSILAHYDYAYVGQQLAGIKNEESAKQTLEFIYSQPAQDIKSLVLDLCAQVTPGETAQEMIDELTKILLFVGQMLRDVPFNLKQEKDADDEEEQSLTNKIHLNWLVRNIRFLVNKEVAKAPHDTSIRTAMFTLIEALSTLLSVEAVTQLAPSLLHALVREMSEEDQNVDAELRQQALRVGSRLRKRIGTDVYDKLRNAVQTKLMARRAERRKIVAQEKIHDPERAAKRKAGIQERKKAAKRLKTAVVRGKAPDIKQKLKKRKRKAEMDGF, from the exons atggcaTCCCTTGCGGAAAAGAcgaaaaatacaaacacattTAGG TTTAAATCCTTTGGAGATCGGGTAAATGAGATTGACTTGCGGCACTTGGCCCTTTACCACATTGGCCACCGCAACGAGGAACTCGATGAGGAGGAGAACGAGACCTATTTTCAGCAGACCATCCAGAAATGGAACGTGCTCAATCTCACCGAGGAATACAACTCGTTCAGCAAACGATGCCGCAGAATTGTGACCCTGCCTCAGCTCCTGCATCAGAAGGACTTTGTGGTAGACCTGCTGCTGGAGCGACTGGCCACTGCGACAAACCTCTCCCAGCAGCCGCTGCTGGAACTGCTCTATGTATTGGCCAGGGATCTACGTGAGGAGTTCTATCCGTATTTCCAACGTGTTCTAGACCGCCTGATTTGCCTGCTCAACACCCAGGATGCGGAGCAACTCGAGTGGACACTCATCTGCCTGGCACATCTGTTTAAAACTCTAAAACCGTATCTGAAACGGAATATTGGCGTAGTGTTTAATGCCATCCTGCCCCTCCTGGATGAGCAGCACTATGCGGAACATGTGACCAATTTCGCGGTGGAATGCTTTGCTTACATAGCCCGCGATGTCCGGGATTTCCCTCGTTTCTTAGCCTATGTGCTGAAAACCCTGTTGCGAGAGGAGGTCGAGAGTGTCCGCGGTTGCGGTAGGCTCATCTATGAAATCCTGCGAGGTGTCAACGGACAGCTGCACAATTCGGCCGCAGAGATCTTTACCCATGTCCTAGAAGTGCttgtaaataaagaaaatgtttACACCAAGGAACAGACAGAGCTTCTGGGCGATATTGTGGAGCATTCCCTGAATTTACTGCTGAACTTTTTGCGTTCCGACCAAAGCCCCGTTTTGTGGCAGAAACTTTGCTCCGCTGCAGAAGGCGAAAAAGTGGATGTGTCGCAGTTGATTCGACTGATGCATCAACTGGTTACCCACAAGGGCGGTCGCTACATTTCTGAACTTCCTGTCGTTGTCGGCACCATTTTGAAACTGCTGGACGGGAACGTGGAACCTCTTAATCCCTTGACCACCTTGGTCACCAGCCTACTTACTGCCCAACATGCACAACTCACCCAACTGGACGCCAGTCGCCTGCTCCAAAAACTACTAAGCATTAGTCGTGGGAATCTCGTGGTGTACGAGGAGACTATCCATCAGCTCCTTGACTATCAGCAGTTTGAGATCCTTGTTCTGCCACATGTTATTGGATTTTATGAGGAGAAAGGTCAACCGGAGGCACTCGAGCTCTTGGCTCGCATTGTGGTGCACAAAAGACCTTTGCAGGTGGATGGCAACTCCTTGGCCCAGTGGACAGCGTATCCCAttcaaataaagaaaaaagacACTTTGAAGAGCTTAGAGGATAAGCTTGTGAAGTTGAATGTGGAAAAAGAAGAGGATTTGTTGCTCATATTGTTGGCTCCTCACTTTAGAGGTTTTAGCAAACAGCCCTTAGAGAAGATCTTGCAAAGTTCTATCGAAGATCACTTGAAACAGGGACATCAAGACTTTAAATTGTTGCTATTGCTGCTGCAGACGCATTCTCTGCTTAAGTTTAAGCTACCCAAGGCCCTAAGATCGGAGATAAGTGTTTTCCTTCAACCAGAACTGGGAAAGGAGCTCCTAGCCCTGGCCTCCCTTCATCTGATTCTTTTGGAAACGCCCAAGAACGAACTGTCCGCCACCGAGGAGCTGCTCTCCAGTGTTTCCACACTTCTGAGTCATCCGCAAGCTCAGTTTCGTCGCATTGCAGCCCATTGCCTGGATGTCCTCAACGCCACAAACAAACCAAATCCGTATTCCCACTTCTACGCCGCCAACTGTATTGAACCTACGGTCCACAATTATCGGGAGATACTTCTGCAGCTGCAACAACTGGAGCCAGTGGCAGCCCAGTTCAAGCAGTTCGAATTGCTTCCGCATTTCAAGGAGCACGCAGTAAGCCTCCTGCTGGGACTTCTCTACAACAATTTCAAGTTTGTTTGGGCGCCGGTCCAGCAGCTTCTGGCTGCCTATGTGAAGACCATGAAAACCGACGAATTCTGGAGCCTGTTCAAAGCCAAACTGGTGGAGACCGTTGCCTGCATAGATTACACAAATGATGTGTCCATCCTCCAGAGGCATTCTTCTAAAGCTTACCTGTCTCCAGCTTTGACCATTGTCCTGGATTCAGAACAGCACCAGCAACTAAGTCTGCAACAGGCGCTCAACTACCGACAACTGCTGTGGCAATGTCTGCCCAAGTTGGGAAATCTAGTGGAGGTTAAGAATGCGGATCTGGTGCGTCTATTCCTGCAGTTCGTGGAACAGGAGTATCGAGCACAGTTGGAGAAAACGGAACACACCTGGAACGTTAACGAGACAACAG TTGATCTGGAGGTTGAGGATGATGAGGAGGACGAGACCAAGTCGGAATCCCGCCCACGCCAAAAACGCAGAACCCAGAATGCCAATGCCAAGTTCATACTACAAACGCTTCAACTGAAACTGGCCTGCTTTGTGGCCCAACCCAATCCCAAGGCCCTGCATCGTCAGGCAGAGATGCATGATTTCTATCTGGAGCTGTTAGCCGGACCTAATGCCCAACTGCAGCAATTGGCGCTGGATTGCCTGGCGGCCTACAAACGCCCACCGGCACTGGTGCAGCAAAAGGGTCAGCTGTCGGGCTTGATCGATGAGGCAAAGTTTAAGACCACCCTCACTGGTTTCGAACTATCCAGTATTCCGGCGCAACAGCGCACGGAACTGATGCCATTTATGCTGCGCGTTCTCTACGGCAAAATGCTGACCAGGGGAGTGCAGAAGCAACTGAGTGCTCAGCTGAGAAAGACACTGATCCTGAGGTTCCTGGGCCAACTGGAGGAGTCGGAGATTATGGACTTTTTGCAAATGGCCTTTGGAAAGTTTTCTTCCTACACAGATAAACCAGTGGACGCGGTGGCTACTTATGTTCGGGAACAATACGATCCTTCAGCGGTGATTGCAGCCAGACAGCTCCAAAGGATCGTAAATGTCTTAGAACTCATAAGAAAAGAATTTGCCGGCAGACTGTCGACCGATTTCCAAAGCTACGTCCTTAAACTGCTACTCTTTGTGGGAAGTGTTGCCCAGGAGGTGATCAACGGAGACGGAAAGTTGGTGGCTGCCTACAAGAATGTGAAGCATTCGGGCCTGCAGACGCTGGTGAACTATTTCGGACAGCTGGTGGACATGGAGGACCTGTGGCAGGAGAAGGAAATGAGTGCCGTTTGCGAGGTTTTCATTTGGCCTGGACTGGCTCGACTCTCTCAGGATTCTATACACACACCCACGCCGATGTTGAAGCTGTTGCTCCTCTGGGGTGGCGAGCCGCGTTATCAGAAGTGGCTCAACCAGAGGCCTTCGGACGAGGACCAAGCAATAATGCACCATTTGATGGCCCTATTGTTGAATGAGAAGGCCAAACCCGTTGTGAAACGAGCCATTTTGCAGCTGGTGGAACATCTACTGGAATCGGCAGCTACTGAAGAGTTTGGTTCCATGGCCCTGTCCATCGTGCATCCCCATATTCCGTCTATCCTCCAGCAGCTGCAGACCAGCTGGCGCCACAAGAAGGCTGGAAGACAGACACTCGACAAGCGGGAGCTCAACATCCTGACACTGATCACCTCTCACGTGGAAGAGCCTGCCACGTGTGAGCTACTCCTTGACGTAGTTCTGCCCATCTTCACCAAGCAGGCAGCTTCATCTGGTCCTGAAACCGTGGTGCAGCTAGTTACAACGTTGTCGAATCTTCTAAAGCGTGTGGCCAAGCCACAGGATTATGTACGTCCGCTGGCTCCGCTCTTCGAGCAGGTTCATGTACTCCCAGCCAGAAAACTGCTGTGCGATCTCCTGGCGGATATGGCCAAAAGATTACACAAGGAGGCCAAGCACAACTCGGAGCTCTCAGCTACAGCTGCATCCCTGCGCGAGTGGGTTAGACTGGTGCTGCTCCTGAATGCCTGGGACAAGAGGTGGCTGGAACAACCGGACTACGACAAACGCCTCGAGGCCCTCTCAGAGCTGAAGCAGTTGGTGGAGAAGAAGGATACAAAGCTGGACCTCCAATTAGGAGTTTTGGTCGTTTACAACTGTTTCTACATGCTGCGCCACGATTCGGATCTGGGAATGAGGGTAAATATAGGGGAGCTACTGAAGCCCCTGTTACCCTTAGTAACCCTGCAACTGGAGGACAAGGAAGACATTAAATTCTGGCTGGAGGACACTATCTTACCATTATTACAGCGTAGCATGCGAGATGAAAAGCATGAACATGCCAGGAGTGAGGCAATTGGCCTGTTGGGAGAACTGGCTCGCCAGTGTCCAGCAGCCCACGAAATTCTAAAGGATCTATCTCCCCTGACGGATAAACACGACTTGGAGGTGGACTTCTTTGAGAATATGTTGCACCTGCAGACCCAGAGACACGGCCGCGCATTGCAGCGTTTGGTGAACATCTCGGCGGGAAGTTGGCGGCAGTCTCCGCCATGTGCTCGTACCCTCACCCAGTATCTCATGCCCCTGGCCACCAGATACCTCCTCAGCGAGAAGCATTCTGGCAAGCACACACTAGTCGATGCTGCTATCGAGGCTGTTGGGGTGATGAGCGAATTCCTGCCATGGACGCAGTATCATGCTGTCCTGCGCTACTATCTCCAGAAACTGAGGCACGCCCAAGGACAGCAGAAGCAATGTGTGCGTCTGGTGGTTCGCATTTTGGATGCGTTCCATTTCGATCTAACACAGGCCCAGACGGACTTGACGGCTCTGGCCAAGCTCAAGCAAAAACTCACCGAGGAAGTGGAAGAAAAGGAGAAGGCTGAGGACTCCGAAGAAGCCAAGACTGTGAAAGATGAAGATGCTGAGGATGCAGAGGAGAAACCTATTAAAAGTGAGGCAGATCAGTCTGACTTTATTGATTTCGAGGAAGAGGAGGTGGCCATTGAATCCGTTTCCCAGCCCCAACGGACTCAGCTACTGGCCCCCAATGCGGCCAAAAAAGTCATGGCCACGATTACCACCGTCCTGCTGCCCACTTTGAACCGGGCCATAACCGAGAAGACCAACTACGATACCAAGCACAAGGTGAACCGCCGGCGACTGAGCTACGAAcgcgaggaggaggagatcCAACGGGTGCCCATTGCCCTGGCCATGGTGAAGCTGTTGCAGAAGCTTCCATCCGAATTATTGGACAACAGCCTGCCTGGCATCTTCATGAAGGTGTGCACCTTCCTGCGGTCCCCCCTGAAATCCGTTAGAATGTTAACCCGCGACATCCTCAAGAAGATCATGCTCACTCTGGGCGGCAGCTACTTGGGTCTGCTCCTGGAGCAGCTACAGTCCCTGCTCACCCGTGGATTTCAGGTGCATGTTCTCTCAGTGACACTCCACGGTGTTCTAGATGCCTTGAAAGCTGAACTAAAGCCAGACCACATTGAGAGCTGCCTGCAGAATCTCCTCGAGGTGGCCCTGAACGACATATTCGGAGATGTGAACGCCGAGAAGGAAGTGGAGAAGATCGTGGCGCACACCCCAGAGGCCAAGCCAAGTGCCAAGAGCTATCTCACCCTGAATATAGCGGCACGCCACATCCGGGACAACTGCTTACTGGATCTTCTGCTGCCATTTAAGGAGCATCTGGCCAGATCGCACTCCCGCAAAGTGACGCAAAAGATTCAGGAGTGCTTCGCCAAGATTGTGGGCGGACTAGTGGAGAATACCCATATCGCCAGGGAAAGTCTGCTAATCTTCATTTACGGAACCATGTCGGAGAGTATAAGCGACCTGTTGCCGGGCACGAAAAAGAGGCAGCTGACGGAAAAGGAGCAAGCGCTAATGAAACGAGTGCGTCCCGATTGCCTTATCCTGCAGCCGGCTCCTGGACGCCGTAGTGTGGCCACTGGCAATAAGCAAGTCAAGTCCAATGCCCAGGCCAACGCCCACATACTCGTCGAGTTTGGCTTGGAGCTTCTGCATTTCGTTTTGAAGCGAAAGAAACTCACGGACTTGGACTACCAGCCCTTCTTGCATCCCCTGCTGCCACTGCTAAGGGATTCCCTGAAGAGCAACCATGCTAGGACAACCACGTACGCCCTGAAATGCTATTCGGCCATTTGGCTGGGTGACTACGAGCTTTCTGAACTGAAGGATGAGGCACTGAAGCCTGTCGTTGAGCGCATGTTCGAGATTCTCAAGAATTTCTCCACGTTTGGAGCTACCCGCCAGGAGGAAAACGCTCAGCTGGTCCGAGCAAGCTTCAAGTCGGTGGTGGCGCTCCTACGGAAGTGCCAGGATTACAAGCTCACTGAAGAACAGATCGAGCAACTGCTGCTCCACATCGAACAGGAGCTGCAGGAGGGCGAGTGCAGTAGTCAGTCCATGGTGTTCATTCTTCTGAAGGCACTTGTGAACCGAAAAGTGGACACTCGCTCGCTCCACGATCTGTTGAGGCGCCTCGGGGAACTCTCCATCATTTCGCCGTCTGACTACGTGAGAGACGAGTCCCGTAGCATTGTACTGACCTACATCATGGAGTACACATTGGGAGCGAAGGTGGAGCAGATGGTCAAGTTCATGTCCGTCCAGTTGTGTTACAGCCAAACCGCGGGTCGGCAATCGGCCATTCAATTCATGCACTCCATCATCAACAAGTTCCCGCAAAAGATTCTTGTCAAGCAATCGGAGTTCCTGTACCTTTCCCTGGGCACCCGCCTGGTCAACGATGAGGATCCCTCATGCCGTCGGAGTGTGGCGGCTGCGCTGGAGGCCTTAATTGGTCGCTTGACTAAAGTGGAGCGACAGCCTTTATTGGATCTAACCCTGCTGTTCTTCACTTCACCCAAGTCAAGTCAGAACCCAGGAGTCCGGGAGATGGCTGCTGCTCTGCTGTCAAGATTTGTGCAGGCTGAACGTGGTGGTTTTGCGGAAAGACTCGAATTGGTGCTGCCCACTCTGGTGAATGTCCTCACTCTGGGTGACGCCGATTCGGGTGGCAAGTTCGTCCGGGCTCCAGGACACCTGGCCGCTGAGGCAGTTGGCAATGGTCTTCCCAAAAAGAAGAGGAGAAAGGATGAGAAAGTCTTGCCTGATGAAGACCTCCTGCTGGCTGGCCAAGAAACAGAATCCCGCTTGGATGAACAGCAACGCAAATTGGACCATCAGCTCATCCAGCTCCAGTACTGTCTGCTGAAAATCTTGGAGCACTGCGGTGAATCCTTGGTGAGCAATCCTGAGCTCTCCGAGACTGTCGATGAATTGGCTTATGGATGTCAGCGTCTTCTGGGTCACGGACACAACTGGGTTCGCTGCAATGCAGCCAAGCTACTTAGCAGCATCCTGGCCCACTACGACTACGCATATGTGGGCCAACAACTGGCTGGGATTAAGAACGAGGAGAGTGCCAAGCAAACACTGGAGTTTATTTACTCCCAACCTGCTCAGGACATCAAATCCCTGGTCTTGGATCTGTGCGCACAAGTAACGCCTGGAGAGACGGCCCAGGAGATGATCGATGAGCTGACAAAGATTCTTTTATTCGTTGGACAAATGTTGAGAGATGTGCCTTTTAATTTGAAGCAGGAGAAGGATGCGGATGACGAAGAAGAACAGAGTCTTACCAACAAAATACATCTTAACTGGCTAGTGAGAAATATTCGTTTCCTGGTCAACAAGGAAGTGGCCAAGGCGCCACATGACACAAGCATA CGCACTGCAATGTTTACGTTGATTGAAGCTCTCTCCACTCTTCTCAGTGTGGAGGCTGTAACCCAATTAGCTCCCTCTCTGCTCCACGCTTTAGTCCGTGAAATGTCCGAGGAGGATCAGAACGTAGATGCGGAGCTTAGACAGCAGGCTCTTCGAGTGGGCAGCCGGTTAAGGAAGCGCATTGGAACCGACGTCTACGACAAGCTGCGCAATGCAGTGCAGACCAAACTGATGGCTCGTCGGGCCGAGAGGAGAAAGATCGTGGCCCAGGAGAAGATTCATGATCCGGAACGGGCGGCCAAACGGAAGGCGGGTATTCAGGAGCGAAAGAAGGCAGCCAAGCGGCTGAAAACAGCGGTCGTCCGTGGCAAGGCTCCCGACATCAAGCAGAAGCTTAAAAAACGAaagaggaaggcggagatgGATGGATTTTAG